AAAGTATCCCAAGTTATCCTTATCAAGGTTTTGATAGTTTGGATTGGTTTGGGTTTTATTTTGGGAATGAACGTTTATCACGTTTGACTTATAGAAGACAGATTAATGAAAAGAATTCTAAAATAACTGGTTCTTATCTTAGTTCAATAAAAAATGACTCTATCAAGGGCATTGTTACCGATTTTTACGGAGATGCTTTACCTGGTGTAAATATTATAATTGATGGCACATCAAAGGGAACTCAAAGTGATTTTGATGGCAGATTTTCTTTAAAAGCTAAAACTGGACAAACTCTTAATTTTTCTTTTCTTGGAATGAAATCTATTTCTCATAAGATTAATAGAGACAATTTCCTCAATGTTGTTTTAGCTGAAGATTTAGGCACATTGGATGAAGTTGTAATTACAGGTTATGCAACAACCACAAAAGCAAAGTCATCTGTAAGTAGCGTTAGAGTTGAAGCTGAAATGCTTGAAGACAGACCAAATGCAGGTTTTGTTCAAACTTTATCTGGTCAAGCTCCAGGATTGGAGGTTACGGTAGATGATTCAGTACCAGGTTCAAATATAAATCCAAACAAAGCAACAGTACAAATCCGCAAAAACCTACAAGAAACAGCATTCTTCCTTCCGCAGTTACAAACAGACAAAGATGGTAATGTCAGTTTTAATTTTAAAGCACCAGAAGCTTTAACTAAATGGAAATTACAGTTACTCGCACATACAAAAACTTTAGAAAGCACTGTTTCCCAATTTGAAGCTGTAACTCAAAAAGAATTAATGGTTACACCAAATGCGCCTCGCTTTTTGCGTCAAAGCGATGAAATTGTTATTAGTACTAAAATTGCTAATCTTACTGACAAATTAATAACTGGACAAGTTCAATTAGTATTGGAGGATGTTATTACTGGAAAAGAAATATCTCAGCAATTGGTCGATTCAAATATCTCAGCAACCAAAAGTTTCTCTGTTGATGCAAAAGGCAACACACAAGCTAGTTGGACATTAAACATACCTGATAACCTACAAGCTGTACAATACAAAGTCATTGCCCAATCCGAAGATTTTAGCGATGGTGAGCAAAACGTCTTACCTGTTTTGACCAACAGAATGTTAGTTACTGAGACTTTACCAATGTGGGTACGTTCTAATCAAACGAAGACGTTTAGTCTAGATAAACTTAAGGACAATACCTCAACAACTTTAAAAAACCATAAGTTAACTTTAGAGATTACATCTAATCCAGCTTGGTATGCAGTACAAGCGTTACCCTATTTAATGGAGTATCCTTATGAGTGTAATGAGCAAACATTTAGTCGCTACTATGCAAATGCTTTGGCACAACATATTACTAAGTCTAACCCAAAGATTGAAGCTGTTTTTAACCAATGGAGACTTCGACAAGCTCAGTCCGACGCGTCAACAGATGCGTTACTGTCTAACTTGGAAAAGAACCAAGAGCTAAAATCTCTTTTAATTGAAGAAACGCCTTGGCTACGAGATGCAAAATCTGAATCTGAGCAGAAAAAACGAATTGCTTTACTATTCGATTTAAACAAAATGAACAGCGAGTTACAATCATCTATTCGCAAATTAAAAAACAATCAGCATAATTCTGGTGCTTGGCCTTGGTTTGATGGCGGACGCGACAACAGATACATTACACAGCATATTGTTTCTGGTTTTGGGCATCTAAATAAACTAGGTGTCATTCAGAACAATAGTGAAGAATCTATGATTGAAAAAGCCATTCAATATTTAGATAAAGAATTTGTAAAAGAGTATAAAAACCTTAAGAAATATAATTCAAAAATAGACCTAGACAAAGACCACTTGTCTTACACACAAATGCATTATTTATACGTTCGTAGTTTTTATCCAGAAATTAAAGTTTCAAACGAAGTCAACAAAATCATGGATTACTACAAAGGGCAAATCCAAAAATATTGGTTAAGTCGTTCGCTTTATGCAAAAGGACTAATGGCGTTGATAATGCATAGAAATAATGATAGTAAAACATCTAGTAAAATCCTTAAGTCTTTAAAAGAAAATAGTGTTACTTCAGATGAATTAGGCATGTATTGGAAAGCTAACACAGCATCTTGGTATTGGCATCAAGCACCTATTGAAACACAGGCATTGCTAATTGAAGCATTCTCTGAAGTTGGTTCTGTTATTCAGAACGAAGTGAAGAATCTAGAAACCGTTGACAATCTTAAAATCTGGTTGCTTAAAAATAAGCAAACCAACAAATGGGAAACAACCAAAGCAACTGCCGAAGCTGTTTATGCATTATTACTTCAAGGTAGCGAATGGCTTGATGTTAGTGAAGCTGTTGATGTAACAGTTGGTGACAAGGTCATTTCTCCTTCAAAATTAGAAAATGTAAAAGTTGAAGCTGGTACTGGTTATTATAAAACCTCATGGAATGGAAAAAGTATAAAACCAGAACAAGCAAAAGTTACATTATCTAAAAAAGGAGAAGGTATCGCTTGGGGTGCATTATACTGGCAATATTTTGAAGATTTAGATAAAATTACTTCTGCAGAAACACCATTAAAACTAGAGAAAAAGCTATTCTTAAAAACTAACACAGATACTGGAGAAGAAATTTCTGAAATTACAGAAAACACAAATCTAAAGGTTGGTGATTTGGTAAAAGTTCGGATAGAATTAAGAAGTGACCGTGATATGGAATTCTTACACCTAAAAGATATGCGCGCTGCAGGTTTTGAACCCATAAACGTATTATCGCAATACAAATGGCAAGATGGATTGGGTTATTATGAAAGTACAAAAGATGCTGCAACCAATTTCTTTATAGACTATTTACCAAAAGGTATTTATGTTTTTGAATACGATTTGAGAGTTAATAATGCTGGTGATATGAGTAATGGTATTACAACGATTCAGTCCATGTACGCACCTGAATTTAGCAGTCATTCTGAAGGAATTCGAGTTAAAATAAATTAGTAGTTTGTTAGTTTAAGGTTGTTGAAACGACAAAATTCGAGTGAGGTCAAAAAAATAATTTAGTACCTTACAGAATACTAACTAATAAAATTTTATAATTATGAATTCAAAAGTCTTTATGATTTTACGAATCTTACTGGGTGTTTTTGTCCTAGTTTTTGGAGTGAATAAATTTGCTGGGTTTTTACCAATGCCAGAATTAAGTGCCGATGCTGGTGCTTATTTTGGAGCACTAACAAGCGCTAAAACAATGACACTAGTTGGTGTTGTAGAAATTGTCGCTGGATTAGCTTTACTACTTAACAAATATGGTGCATTATTAACTTTAATACTAATGAGTATTTCTGTAAATGCTGTATTATTTCATGCAGTTTTAGACCCTGCAGGTATAGCTGGAGCTGCAGTACTATTAATTCTTAATATTGCTGTACTATACGGTTATAAAGACAAATACGAAGCTCTATTAAACTAAGATTATATAAAATAATGGTATAAAAAAGAGGCTTTGAAAGCCTCTTTTTTTTACTTAACACGTTTACTTATCATCGCTAATTGTCCCATATGATTTGCTTGATGCTCCATAACATGAAACCATGCCCAATGATTTGTCATTCCTCCATTTTTTTCTGCAAACCATTCATCATCTTTTTCCTTTAAAAGTTTTTTGGTTTTCTTTCTAACCTCGTCAAATATATCTAGGTAATACTTTATCGGTTTTCCTTTAAATTCTGACCTTGCCTTATCTCCTAGACTTAAAGCAGTTCCCCATTTTTCTTCCTCTTCTTTATTAAATGCTCGACCTTCAAAAGTATAGACTTGGTAATATGCTTCTGTTGCTGCTAGATGATAAATCATAGCGCCAGGTGTATTGGCATTTTCGTCCAATAAAAAATCGGTGGATGTTTGATCCATGTTTTTTACAATGCGTTCTACTCTAGCCTTTAATCCATCTAACATAGATACCATATTACCAATATCGTTAGAGTAACCTCTTGGTGGCTTTACCTCCATTTGTGCATTCGAAATTGCAAAAAGACAAACGAAAAGAATACTAAAAATAAGTTTTGAATGTTTCATTGATTGAGAATTTAGTTTACATAAATGTAAACTGAAAGAATCAATTTATCAGAGGACTTAACAACACCTTAACGAAAGACAAGGAATACTACTTTTTTGGAGGATACTTACTTAGTACTTTTTCTATAAGCTTAGCGAAGCTTTCTTCTCGTTTTTCTGGCGTGTTTCCATAATTAGAAATGGTTGTAATGGCTTGCCAAAACACACCATTTTTAGAATCGTCTACAAATTCGATACTAATTTCTCGCATAGTTCTATTTTGACCAACAGGGATACCAATAGTTACGCCACCACCAACATTACGACCTGTACCTCCAATACCAACACCAACATTACTATTTGAGTTAGAAGTCACTTCAGCAGATTGAATATCTATATTAAAACTTGGTGTTTCAGATTTTTCAAACCCCATAGATTTTAGTTTGGCGTCTAAAGCACGAAAAAGACGTTTCTCGTCTAACGGATTGAATCCAGATTTTAAATCTGAGTAATAATTATAAGTTTTGTATTTCGTGAAGTCAGTGCCCTTTTCGTAATCATAATCTACAAAAGCACCACAAGAGGTAAATAACAACAGTATTGAAAGGAATTTTAACAGTTTCATCTTTTTATTTTAAAGATACTAAAAATTGAAACTGGGTTTAAAATTTTAACTATTCCGTAAAAAGTTACTCATTTAGAATTTTCCAAAGTTTATCTTTTAATTCTTGAATACCTTGGTGTGCAACAGATGACATAAACATATAATCAATATTCAAACCTTTATCGAGTTCGACTTTAAGTTCAGCCTTTAACTCATCATCTAACAAATCAGATTTAGATACTAAAAGAAAACGTTCTTTATCTAGCATTTCCGGATTGTAGCGTCTCAA
This DNA window, taken from Winogradskyella sp. PC-19, encodes the following:
- a CDS encoding DUF664 domain-containing protein, yielding MKHSKLIFSILFVCLFAISNAQMEVKPPRGYSNDIGNMVSMLDGLKARVERIVKNMDQTSTDFLLDENANTPGAMIYHLAATEAYYQVYTFEGRAFNKEEEEKWGTALSLGDKARSEFKGKPIKYYLDIFDEVRKKTKKLLKEKDDEWFAEKNGGMTNHWAWFHVMEHQANHMGQLAMISKRVK
- a CDS encoding DoxX family membrane protein, with the translated sequence MNSKVFMILRILLGVFVLVFGVNKFAGFLPMPELSADAGAYFGALTSAKTMTLVGVVEIVAGLALLLNKYGALLTLILMSISVNAVLFHAVLDPAGIAGAAVLLILNIAVLYGYKDKYEALLN
- a CDS encoding DUF4136 domain-containing protein, encoding MKLLKFLSILLLFTSCGAFVDYDYEKGTDFTKYKTYNYYSDLKSGFNPLDEKRLFRALDAKLKSMGFEKSETPSFNIDIQSAEVTSNSNSNVGVGIGGTGRNVGGGVTIGIPVGQNRTMREISIEFVDDSKNGVFWQAITTISNYGNTPEKREESFAKLIEKVLSKYPPKK